A segment of the Aureimonas sp. SA4125 genome:
GCCGACATCATCACCGCCGTGGTCGATCCGCGCATCCGTCTCGCCTGAACTGGAGCTGCCGATGTCCGCCGCCATCCCGACGCTCCCCGACAAGGCTGGCCGCGGCCTGTGGCAGAACCGCACGCTGCGTCGCTTCCTCCGCCATCGGCTGGCCGTGGTGGGGCTTGGCATCGTCCTTCTGCTGACGCTCGCCTGCCTTATCGGCCCCTATGTACTCCCCTACGATCAGTTGCACATCGACCTCGCCCGCCGGTTCGCTCCCCCATTCAGCGGCGCCCACATCTTCGGGACCGACCCGCTCGGCCGCGACATCGCCGCGCGGCTGTTCATGGCGGGACGTATCTCGCTGCTGGTCGGTGTCTGTGCGATGTTGGTCTCGATCGCCATCGGCGCGACGATCGGCATCGTAGCCGGCTATCGCCGGGGCCTTGTCGGAACAGTGCTCATGCGCGTCGTCGACGCCTTCCTCGCCTTCCCCTCTATCTTCCTTCTTCTGGCACTCGCCTCCTTCATCAAGCCCAGCCCGATCATGATCACGCTGATCATTGCGGTGACGAGCTGGATGGAGATCGCCCGCATCGTCGAAGCCGAGGTACGCTCCCTGCGGGAACGCGACTTCGTGCTTGCGGCACGCATGCTCGGCCTGTCGAATTCCTGGATCATGTTCCGTGAGATCCTGCCCAACGTCGCCGGCCCGATCATCGTCGCGGCGACGCTGACGATCGCCCGCGCCATCCTTCTCGAAGCCTATGTCAGCTTCCTCGGCTACGGCATCCAACCGCCGCTGCCGAGTTGGGGCAACATGCTGAACGGCGCCCAGCAGTATCTTGCCAACGCGCCCTGGCTGGCGATCATGCCGGGCCTTGCCATCACGCTCGCCGTCACCGGCTTCAACTTCGTCGGTGACGGACTGCGTGATGCGCTCGACGCCCGCAGCGACCACAGCTGAGGCAAGGCATGGCCCGCTTCTCGTCCTTAAACCCCTCGCTCCGATACTCGACGGCCGCGCCCGCGCCGCAGACCGAACAGCCCGATGGCCACATGCGCGCCATCGTTTGTATCGTCGGCGCCGGGTACGTCGGCCTCGCCACCGCTCTGGAGCCCGCCGAAGCCAGCGTCGAGGTGGATGTGCCTGAGGCGCAGGAAGCCGGTTTCGGCAGCTTAAGCCGCAATGCCTGCCATTGCACCTTCGCGGCGGAGCGTCTCCCTGGCGAGCTCGTGGACACCGTCAGGCGAGCAGTCTAGCCCAATCGCATGCGAACACCTCCGCGGCACGCATCTATGGGATGCTGGAAATCGCCGACGGCGCGCATTGAGAGACGAGACGATGAGTTATTCAGACCTGCTTACATTTGCCTTGGCGACGTTCTTTTTGGTCTCCTCCCCGGGTCCGAACGGCGCGCTAATTGCCAAAACCGTTCCGACGTCTGGCATGGCCGCAGCATTTGCAAACGTCGCCGGCTTCTTCACAGCGTTCTGGATCCACGGAACGCTCTCGGTCCTCGGGCTTTCGGTCATCATCATGCAGTCGGCGACGGCATTTTCAGTCATCAAGTACATTGGCGCGGCATACCTGTGTTGGGTCGGCCTGAAATCCCTGTTTGAAGCTATCGTTCAGAAGAAGACGATACCCCATGCTGCAAGCGGGCATCGGCCGAGTTCGCTTGGCCGAGCCTATCTGGAAGGGGTTTTGACGAACGGACTGAACCCCAAAGTCTCCATGTTCTACCTGGCCGTCTTCCCGCAGTTCATTCCGGCCGACGGTCACCCTGTTGCCTCGGCCTACACGCTGGTGGCGATCCACTCGTCGATCAACATCGTCTGGTTCAGTCTCGTGATCTTGTTGTTTGCCCGCCTCGCATCCTTCACCCGCGTTGGAGGGTTTCAGCGATGCCTTAAGGGAGCGACAGGCGCAGTTTTTCTCGCCTTCGGCATTAATCTGGCTAACTACAGACCGATCGGTTGAATCTCGGCTTCCTGCGTCGCAGATGCCGAAAGCGGACCGGCAGGAATTCACCCAGCTCGACCTTGATTCAGCCCGGCAAACGCGCTCCGTCATGAGCTGTCGCGTCGGTGACGTCAGACTTGCGAATGACGTCGTGCCGCGGTCGACAGAGATGTGGTTCTTGTAGCCGAAAGTCGGGATCGCAATGTCGATCTGCTGCTTCCGACCATCCTCTGCCGGCCTGGCCAGGGAAACTTCACCGTCCAACGGTCATCGGTATCCTTCTGCCGCGCTTTGAACGGCTGGTCCTTCCATATCTGCCTGGCCGTCTCGCCGGCCTTTATTCTGGCCTCCTCGTCCTAGGTGTTGCGCTGACGTGGCGCGACAACGAGCATGGCACCCATGATCCGACCCGACATCGGCAGATAGCCCGCCTCGCTGATTGCCCGGTCGAGACGGGCAAACAGAGCGTCGAGCGCATCGGCGGCGAGACACAAAGCTGAGCCGGCGAGATTAGGCAGTCCCGGCCGTACGACCGACCTGTCGGAGACCCTCTCGGCGTCGAGACCAGCATAGAGGTAGGAGCCTGCAGTTGCGGCCACCACCAACACGGCGTCGGTCACCAGAATGCAGGGTTCTATGCCCTTCGGAATTACCAGCGCCGCGAACGCGTCGGGCGACATATGGTGCCCGTCGGCGATGAGGCAGGCATCGAGACGTGCTTCGGCAGTTGTGCCAACAGCGTATTGTCCAGCGTGGCGAATCGGCGCGGCAAGCCATTTCCCGGATGCGTCGATATCGCCATCCCAGCATCGGCCGCCTGGCGGGACGTCGGCGATGATGATGACGTTGCGCCTGTCGTTATCAGGGATCTTATCCGTTCGTGAGTTCGCTCCCGGCAGTTTCAGTATGCCCCGCTGCCTCTGGACGGCGGCATATCGGGCCCCGAGCGCATCCGACAGATGCGCAGTTCGGGATGCACCAGAGCCGCTTCATCCAATCGCAGCAGTCACGGCTTGACAGCCCGGAGGCCGGGTCATATCGTTCATGATAGTGAATAGATTCAATATATTGAACGACACTGGGAGGCAGATATTGAGTGGCCGGGGCTCGGAACGCGTTCTTGACATGCTGGAGTGGTTTGCGGCGCAAGCCGGTGCCGTTTCGCTGGCGGCCGTGGTCCAGGCGCTCGATCTGCCCAAGAGCAGCACGTTCCTTCTGCTGCGGCTTCTGACAGATCGCGGCTATCTCGAGCGTCTCGGCGATGGAACCTACGTGCTGATCCGCCTGCCGGGCGAGCGGGAACCTGGGCGCGAAGCCTGGGGCACTTTGCTCCGGCTTTCGGAGGCGCCGCTGCGCGAGGCGGTCGCCGCCTCCAACGAGACCGGCTTCATCGCGATCATGGAAAAGCGTGAGGTCCGCTACCTCACCAAGGTCCTGCCGACCCGCGAGATCCGCTATGACCGCGACATCACCAAGCTGCGGATGGCGCACCAGGTGGCGAGCGGCGTGGTGATGCTCGCCGGGCTCGCGGCGTCGGAATTCGATGACTATCTTGGCCAGCTCGCGCCCGAGCTGCGCAGCGAGGTTTCGGCGGCGGTCGCATCGGCACGGTCAGACGGCTTCTGCGTCAATCTCAAGGGCGTCGTCGAAGGCGCTGCCGGCATCGCCGCACCGATCCACGACGCCGACGGGACGACGGTCGCCGCCATCAACATCTCGGGTCCACGGGAGCGCATTGTCGCGAATGTCCCGCGGCTCACCGACATCGCCGTCCACACGGCCCGCCTCGTCTCGGAGGAATTGACGCGGCGGAGCCGGACAACCAGCAGAAACCCAGGGAGGAACTGACCATATGTTCAAGGACAAACTAGCCGCTCTCGTCTTCGGCGTCGCAGCCGCGGGCTTTGCGACACAGGCCGGCGCGCAGGCCGTGCCGGCTGGCTATCCCGCAGACTACGCCCAGACCATCGAGGCCTCCAAGGCCGAGAAGGGCCTGGTGATCTATTCCAACATGGCCGACAACAACTGGCAGCCGGTGGTCGAAGGCTTCAAGGCCGCCTATCCCTGGATCAACATCGAGACGCTCGACCTCGGATCGGGCACCGTGCATTCGCGCTGGGAAGCCGAGGCCGGCAGCGGATCGCGCACCGCCGACATCCTTATTTCCGGCGCCAACGACCGTTGGGCAAACTACGGCACCGAAGGCCGCATGCTGGACTACAAGAGCCCCGAGCTTGCCAAGCTGCCGGACTTCGCCAATCCCTATGCCGGCGTCTACGTGATGTCGGCCGACCCGCTGGTGATTACTTACAATGCCGCTCTGCTGAGCGAAGAACAGCGCCCCAAGGGCTTTGCCTCGCTGGTCGCGGCGGCTGTCGCCGATCCCTCCACCTTCGACGGCAAGATCACCACCTATGATGCCGCTCGCAACTCTTTCGGCCTGGCCGCCTGGTGGAACTTCATGGCCAAGAAGGGCGATACCGGCTGGAACGAGCTGCGCCAGATCGGTCCGATGATCCGCGGCGAAACCTCGGGCGGGCCGATGAACGAGAAGATCGCCACCGGTGAATACGTCATCGGCGTCGCGGTTTCCGGCATCACCATCTTCCCCCGTCTCGAGCAGCCGGGCGGCGAGCTGCTGGGCTTCGCCTTCCCCGACGACGGTACCATCGTCATGCTGCGCGGCATGGGCATCCCCAAGGAGGCCGCCAACCCGAACTCGGCGAAGCTGTTCGTCGACTATGCCCTCAGCCAGGCCGGGCAGACCCTGATCGGCAAAGGCGGGCTGGTGCCCTACCGTGACGACGTGCCGGAGGACCAGGTCCGCTACACCTACCAGGGCCTCCAGGCGCTGATCGGCGCCGAAAACGTTATCGAGGCCGGATTCGACAAGGCCTTGATCGACGAGGCGCCGGCTTTCGTCGCCAAGTGGAACGCCGCCCTCAAGGGCGAATAACAGCGCTTCCGTCGCGGGACGGATCTTCTTGTCCGTCCCGCCACCCGCTTCCTCATCGGAACCATTTGCCATGACAGCCACGACCGCCGTCAGGGAATCGCCCGCGGGCTTCGATCGCTCCCGGGCGATCTTCTGGGGCATCTTCGCGCTGACCACCGTGATGGTGGTCGGCCCGATCGCCCCGATCCTCGTCCAGGCCTTCCTCGACAAGCCGCTTTACGACATTGCGGCGGGACTGACCCTTTCCAATTTCGGCCGCCTTTTCGGCGATCCCGAAATTCTCGGCATCTTCTTCAACACGGTGGCCTTCGCCGTTCTCACCATGGTCGTGGCGCAGGTCTTCGGCGCGGTCATGGCGGTTATCGTCGGCCGCACCAACCTGCCAGGGCGCCGCCTCTTCGGCGAGCTTCTGCTGTGGCCGCTGTTCGTTTCCAACCTCGTCATTGCCTTCGGCTGGTTCACCATGTACGGCCCCTCGGGATACGTCTCGCTGGCGGTGCGCAGCTGGATCGGCACGATCCCCTGGAACCTCTATTCGATTACCGGCATGGGCATCGTCGCGGGCCTCAGCCAGGCGCCGCTCGCCTATCTCATGTGCCTCGGTGCCGTCACCAAGGCCGACGCCTCGCTGGAAGACGCGGCCCGCTCGGCCGGCGCAGGACCGTTCCGCGCACTCTGGTCGGTCACCGTGCCGATGATGCGCCCGGCCATCATCTATTCCGCCGTTCTGAACTTCGTCATCGGCATCGAGATGCTGGCTATCCCGCTTTTGTTCGGCGCGCCGAGCGGCATAAACACCATCACCACCTTCCTCTACGACCGCGGCATCAACGCCGCCGTGCAGCCGGACTACGGCATCGTCGGCGCCGCCTCGCTGGTCCTGCTCCTCGTGGTCGGCTTCCTGGTTTGGCTGCAGGGCTACCTGATGAAGGGCAGCGGCCGCTTCGTCACCGTGCGCGGCAAGGCGACGCGGCCTTCGACGCTCGACCTCGGGCCGTGGCGCTGGGCCGCTTTCGCGCTCGTCGCTTTTTATGTCCTCACCACCATCGTGGCGATCTTCGTCGGCATCTTCATGCGAGCCGGCGTGACCTTCCTGACGCCGCTGATACCCTTCTACAAGCTTTTGACCACGGCGAATTTCGAGCTGATCTTCAACTCCACCTCCTACATGCGCTCGATTGGCAATTCGGTGGTGATCTCGCTCGTCGGCGCCATCATCGGTACCTTCTTCATCGCCATCGTGACGCTCGTCGCCCGCCGCTCCGAGTTCCGGTTCGCCCGGCCGCTGGAATATGTGGCGCTCTTCCCGCGCTCCCTACCCGGCATCATCGCCGGTCTCGGCTTCTTCTATGCGGTGGTCTGGATTCCCGGCCTCGACGTCATCCGGGGCACGATCTGGATCCTGATGATCGCCTTCATCCTGCGCTACATCCCCGTCGGCTTCGGCGCCATTGCCCCTGCCTTGTCGCAGGTCGGCGAGGAACTGGATCGCGGTGCCCGCATCTCGGGTGCCGACTGGTGGACGACGGTGACGCGGATCATCCTGCCGATCCTGAAGCCGGCGCTGTTCTCCTGCTTCGCGCTGCTCTTCATCCACTTCTTCAAGGAATACGTGACGGCGGTCTTCCTGTACCAGCCCGGCTCCGAGATCATCGGCACGACGATGCTCCAGCTGGTCGCCCAGGGCGACAACGGCCCGGTCTCGGCCCTTGCCACCATCCAAGTCGTCATCACCGCGGTCTTCGTCCTGCTTGCCCGCCGCGTACTGGGAGCCAAGATCTATGGCTGATCTCGTCCTCGACCATCTGACCATCCAGTACGGCGACGTCACCGCCGTCAAGGACGTGTCGATCACCGTGCCCTCGGGCGAATTCCTGACCCTTCTCGGCCCCTCCGGCTGCGGCAAGTCGACGACGCTCTTCTCCATCGCCGGGCTCAACAAGGCGACGTCGGGGACGATCCGCATCGGCGACAATGTCTTGTTCGACGGCGCCAAGGGCATTTCCGTCGCGCCGGAGCACCGCGACATCGGCCTGGTCTTCCAGAGCTACGCGCTCTGGCCGCACATGAGCGTCGCCGACAACCTCGCCTTCCCGCTTAAGCTGCGCAAGATGGGCAAGGCCGAGCGCGAGGAGCGGATCCGCGACGCGCTGACGCTCGTCGAGATGTTGCCCTATGCCGAGCGTTTCC
Coding sequences within it:
- a CDS encoding LysE family translocator, producing MSYSDLLTFALATFFLVSSPGPNGALIAKTVPTSGMAAAFANVAGFFTAFWIHGTLSVLGLSVIIMQSATAFSVIKYIGAAYLCWVGLKSLFEAIVQKKTIPHAASGHRPSSLGRAYLEGVLTNGLNPKVSMFYLAVFPQFIPADGHPVASAYTLVAIHSSINIVWFSLVILLFARLASFTRVGGFQRCLKGATGAVFLAFGINLANYRPIG
- a CDS encoding iron ABC transporter permease — translated: MTATTAVRESPAGFDRSRAIFWGIFALTTVMVVGPIAPILVQAFLDKPLYDIAAGLTLSNFGRLFGDPEILGIFFNTVAFAVLTMVVAQVFGAVMAVIVGRTNLPGRRLFGELLLWPLFVSNLVIAFGWFTMYGPSGYVSLAVRSWIGTIPWNLYSITGMGIVAGLSQAPLAYLMCLGAVTKADASLEDAARSAGAGPFRALWSVTVPMMRPAIIYSAVLNFVIGIEMLAIPLLFGAPSGINTITTFLYDRGINAAVQPDYGIVGAASLVLLLVVGFLVWLQGYLMKGSGRFVTVRGKATRPSTLDLGPWRWAAFALVAFYVLTTIVAIFVGIFMRAGVTFLTPLIPFYKLLTTANFELIFNSTSYMRSIGNSVVISLVGAIIGTFFIAIVTLVARRSEFRFARPLEYVALFPRSLPGIIAGLGFFYAVVWIPGLDVIRGTIWILMIAFILRYIPVGFGAIAPALSQVGEELDRGARISGADWWTTVTRIILPILKPALFSCFALLFIHFFKEYVTAVFLYQPGSEIIGTTMLQLVAQGDNGPVSALATIQVVITAVFVLLARRVLGAKIYG
- a CDS encoding helix-turn-helix domain-containing protein, coding for MIVNRFNILNDTGRQILSGRGSERVLDMLEWFAAQAGAVSLAAVVQALDLPKSSTFLLLRLLTDRGYLERLGDGTYVLIRLPGEREPGREAWGTLLRLSEAPLREAVAASNETGFIAIMEKREVRYLTKVLPTREIRYDRDITKLRMAHQVASGVVMLAGLAASEFDDYLGQLAPELRSEVSAAVASARSDGFCVNLKGVVEGAAGIAAPIHDADGTTVAAINISGPRERIVANVPRLTDIAVHTARLVSEELTRRSRTTSRNPGRN
- a CDS encoding ABC transporter permease — translated: MSAAIPTLPDKAGRGLWQNRTLRRFLRHRLAVVGLGIVLLLTLACLIGPYVLPYDQLHIDLARRFAPPFSGAHIFGTDPLGRDIAARLFMAGRISLLVGVCAMLVSIAIGATIGIVAGYRRGLVGTVLMRVVDAFLAFPSIFLLLALASFIKPSPIMITLIIAVTSWMEIARIVEAEVRSLRERDFVLAARMLGLSNSWIMFREILPNVAGPIIVAATLTIARAILLEAYVSFLGYGIQPPLPSWGNMLNGAQQYLANAPWLAIMPGLAITLAVTGFNFVGDGLRDALDARSDHS
- a CDS encoding extracellular solute-binding protein, translating into MFKDKLAALVFGVAAAGFATQAGAQAVPAGYPADYAQTIEASKAEKGLVIYSNMADNNWQPVVEGFKAAYPWINIETLDLGSGTVHSRWEAEAGSGSRTADILISGANDRWANYGTEGRMLDYKSPELAKLPDFANPYAGVYVMSADPLVITYNAALLSEEQRPKGFASLVAAAVADPSTFDGKITTYDAARNSFGLAAWWNFMAKKGDTGWNELRQIGPMIRGETSGGPMNEKIATGEYVIGVAVSGITIFPRLEQPGGELLGFAFPDDGTIVMLRGMGIPKEAANPNSAKLFVDYALSQAGQTLIGKGGLVPYRDDVPEDQVRYTYQGLQALIGAENVIEAGFDKALIDEAPAFVAKWNAALKGE
- a CDS encoding FAD-dependent oxidoreductase; translated protein: MARFSSLNPSLRYSTAAPAPQTEQPDGHMRAIVCIVGAGYVGLATALEPAEASVEVDVPEAQEAGFGSLSRNACHCTFAAERLPGELVDTVRRAV